In Bacteriovorax stolpii, a single genomic region encodes these proteins:
- a CDS encoding HAMP domain-containing methyl-accepting chemotaxis protein, whose translation MKNWGLSAKVYLAMGFLVFGIGAVAFNGFYQMNKINNVLQDISIVQMNKANKTQALLEKFYLQQSIEKNYIVNVEEGAFKTAKESIEKRDEEIKALIKEGKNVLKGEELQSLLSFEKIYQEWFILDQKVEGLAHDKKIKEAANLIEEHGRTLRKEAEAILEGLSSQVKKDIDQEALMAQTDYDEAKIFFVVSSLLTIALGLGIATLILRALSKSMNTIIENLSENFLQVTSASQQIAASSEELSTAATEQSASLEETAASIQEMSTMVQKNSDYAKRASQMALDSRGSASKGKEVVDSMIMAINGINDSNTDIMKQINHSNAEISKIVEVIGEIAKKTQIINDIVFQTKLLSFNASVEAARAGEHGKGFAVVAEEVGKLAQVSGNASLEISKMLEESIHQVETIVKNTATQVEGLIGKGKEKIESGTMVAKECGDVLEEIVHKVSEVTSMTNEIAVACEEQSSGVLEITKAMNVLGQVTQTNAATSAQAAAAAESLSYQANSLKSVVDTLVVTVKGAQEEEAQREVVKDNVRTIKKPEVKASVGYMKKVSGESYSLPGNNDPRFEEV comes from the coding sequence ATGAAGAACTGGGGTTTAAGTGCCAAGGTTTACTTGGCCATGGGTTTCCTTGTCTTTGGAATTGGCGCCGTCGCCTTTAATGGTTTTTATCAAATGAATAAAATTAATAATGTTCTTCAGGACATTAGTATTGTTCAAATGAATAAGGCCAATAAAACTCAGGCGCTTTTAGAAAAGTTTTATCTTCAGCAGAGTATTGAGAAGAACTATATCGTTAACGTTGAAGAAGGTGCTTTTAAAACGGCAAAAGAATCAATTGAGAAGCGCGATGAAGAAATTAAAGCGCTTATTAAAGAAGGAAAGAATGTTTTAAAAGGGGAAGAGTTACAATCTCTCCTTTCTTTTGAAAAGATTTATCAAGAGTGGTTTATCTTAGATCAAAAAGTTGAAGGCCTGGCCCACGATAAAAAAATCAAAGAAGCGGCAAACTTGATTGAAGAGCATGGCCGTACTTTAAGAAAAGAGGCAGAGGCCATTTTAGAAGGATTAAGTTCTCAAGTAAAAAAAGATATTGATCAGGAAGCATTGATGGCACAGACAGACTATGATGAAGCAAAGATTTTCTTTGTAGTTTCAAGTCTTTTAACGATTGCATTAGGATTAGGAATTGCGACTTTGATCCTGAGAGCTCTTTCTAAATCCATGAACACTATTATTGAAAACCTTTCAGAGAATTTTTTGCAGGTGACCTCAGCCTCTCAGCAGATTGCCGCTTCTTCTGAAGAGCTTTCAACTGCGGCCACTGAGCAGTCAGCTTCATTAGAAGAGACAGCTGCTTCCATTCAAGAGATGAGTACAATGGTGCAGAAAAACTCTGACTACGCTAAACGCGCCAGCCAGATGGCCTTAGACAGCCGTGGAAGTGCTTCTAAAGGGAAAGAAGTTGTCGACAGTATGATTATGGCGATTAACGGAATCAATGACTCGAATACAGATATCATGAAGCAAATTAATCACAGTAATGCTGAGATTTCAAAAATTGTTGAAGTGATTGGTGAGATTGCCAAGAAAACACAAATTATTAACGACATCGTTTTTCAGACAAAGCTTCTTTCCTTTAATGCTTCTGTTGAAGCGGCCAGAGCTGGTGAGCATGGAAAAGGGTTTGCGGTTGTTGCTGAAGAAGTAGGAAAGCTTGCACAGGTTTCAGGGAACGCTTCTCTAGAGATCTCTAAAATGCTGGAAGAAAGTATTCACCAGGTTGAAACAATCGTTAAAAACACAGCGACTCAGGTTGAAGGACTGATTGGTAAAGGAAAAGAGAAAATCGAATCGGGGACAATGGTTGCTAAAGAATGCGGAGATGTCCTGGAAGAAATCGTTCATAAGGTTTCTGAGGTTACAAGTATGACGAATGAAATCGCAGTGGCCTGTGAAGAACAATCCAGCGGTGTTTTAGAGATCACAAAAGCGATGAATGTCCTGGGTCAGGTGACTCAGACAAATGCGGCCACATCGGCGCAGGCAGCGGCCGCTGCTGAGTCTCTTTCATACCAGGCAAATTCGCTGAAGTCTGTGGTTGATACTCTGGTGGTGACAGTTAAAGGTGCACAAGAGGAAGAAGCACAAAGGGAAGTCGTTAAGGATAATGTCAGAACAATTAAAAAGCCTGAAGTCAAAGCGAGTGTTGGATATATGAAGAAAGTTTCTGGAGAGTCATACTCACTTCCGGGAAACAATGACCCTAGATTTGAAGAAGTTTAA
- a CDS encoding chemotaxis protein CheW, protein MKYISFRLENNSYAVSILKIKEVIAEKNITPVPLNPNHLSGIINVRGIIIPIVDLCLKLNLRTDEDNFRKTIIILEVKDKLIGVLVDSVSSILDAKADEIKPVSENLITFKKNYIEGVISDNERLHLLINLEDELKLVA, encoded by the coding sequence ATGAAATACATTTCGTTTCGTTTAGAAAATAATTCTTATGCAGTCTCGATACTAAAAATCAAAGAAGTGATTGCAGAAAAAAATATTACACCTGTTCCTCTCAATCCAAATCATTTAAGCGGTATTATAAATGTGCGAGGAATAATCATTCCGATTGTTGATCTATGTCTCAAGTTAAATTTAAGAACAGACGAAGATAATTTCAGGAAGACGATCATCATATTAGAGGTCAAAGACAAACTCATTGGAGTCTTAGTCGATTCTGTCTCTAGTATCCTGGACGCCAAGGCGGATGAGATCAAACCCGTTTCTGAGAATCTCATCACATTCAAAAAAAATTATATAGAGGGAGTCATCAGTGACAACGAAAGACTACACCTACTTATCAATCTCGAAGACGAACTAAAACTCGTCGCTTAA
- a CDS encoding isopenicillin N synthase family dioxygenase, which produces MRKVPELSLLSYVHGTQNDKVKFVNDIFGGLKDYGFIILKDHTVEQKKIDRAYELVKEFFDLPLETKIKYKGNNGGQRGYTPFKTEHAKDNKNPDLKEFWHVGRELAATSAYKGVYPENVWPTEVAELKKTFIELYEAMDATSVTLLEAIGKGLDVPSDYFSNMIHDGNSIIRMIHYPPTKGQDTKNSIRAAAHEDINLITMLVGATDSGLQLLERDGTWLDVESRPGEIVVDTGDMMSRITNNVLPSTTHRVINPSDDGSARFSMPFFVHPHSNAILKCIPSCESAGGRTPQPEITAGEFLTQRLREIGLIK; this is translated from the coding sequence ATGAGAAAGGTACCAGAGCTTAGTCTTTTAAGTTATGTTCACGGGACACAAAACGACAAAGTAAAGTTTGTTAATGATATCTTCGGCGGTCTTAAAGACTACGGATTCATTATTCTAAAAGACCACACAGTTGAGCAAAAGAAAATTGACCGCGCTTATGAGCTGGTAAAAGAATTCTTTGATCTTCCTCTTGAAACAAAAATTAAATACAAAGGAAACAACGGCGGACAACGCGGATACACTCCTTTTAAAACAGAACACGCTAAAGACAACAAGAACCCGGACCTAAAAGAGTTCTGGCACGTTGGGCGTGAACTGGCAGCAACAAGTGCATACAAAGGTGTTTACCCTGAAAACGTCTGGCCAACAGAAGTTGCTGAACTTAAAAAGACATTCATCGAGCTTTACGAAGCAATGGATGCAACGTCGGTCACTCTTCTTGAGGCAATCGGAAAGGGTCTTGATGTACCAAGTGATTATTTCTCAAATATGATTCACGACGGGAACTCAATCATTCGTATGATTCATTACCCGCCTACAAAAGGACAAGATACAAAGAACTCAATCAGAGCAGCAGCTCACGAAGATATCAACCTTATCACGATGCTGGTTGGAGCGACTGATTCAGGACTTCAACTTCTTGAGCGCGATGGAACTTGGTTAGACGTAGAGTCTCGCCCAGGTGAAATCGTCGTTGATACAGGGGATATGATGTCGAGAATTACAAACAATGTTCTTCCTTCGACAACTCACAGAGTAATCAACCCATCTGATGACGGGTCTGCAAGATTCTCTATGCCATTCTTCGTTCACCCACACTCGAATGCAATTTTAAAATGCATTCCTTCTTGTGAGAGTGCTGGTGGAAGAACTCCACAGCCGGAAATTACTGCAGGAGAATTCTTAACTCAGAGATTGAGAGAGATTGGACTTATAAAGTAA
- a CDS encoding YggS family pyridoxal phosphate-dependent enzyme — MIKTDLDQRLRSLKAELGSSILVAVSKYSPIDDVAMAYELGQMDFGENRVQDLEEKAAAFATRGLKDVRWHFIGNLQSNKVKELLKIPNLWSIHSVSSKKLVEEIIKREGEFKGEELKLFFQLNTSHEDEKSGFDTVEEMLESMLFLKKHGGPKLVIHGLMTMGSVRSEDFEAAALKCFGDLKNARELAQKELGLSDLKLSMGMSQDYKMALREGADYIRVGSAIFK, encoded by the coding sequence ATGATCAAAACTGATTTAGACCAAAGGCTCCGCTCATTAAAAGCGGAGCTTGGTTCTTCAATTCTTGTCGCTGTTTCTAAGTATTCACCAATTGATGATGTGGCCATGGCCTATGAGTTGGGGCAAATGGATTTTGGTGAAAACCGCGTGCAAGACCTGGAAGAAAAAGCAGCTGCTTTTGCCACTCGAGGGCTTAAAGACGTTCGCTGGCACTTCATCGGAAACCTGCAATCCAACAAAGTCAAAGAGCTTTTAAAAATCCCCAATCTTTGGAGTATTCATTCTGTGAGTTCAAAAAAACTCGTGGAAGAAATCATTAAAAGAGAAGGAGAGTTTAAAGGGGAAGAGTTAAAACTTTTTTTCCAGCTCAACACTTCTCATGAAGACGAGAAGTCGGGATTCGATACAGTGGAAGAGATGCTTGAGAGTATGCTTTTTTTAAAAAAGCATGGAGGCCCAAAACTGGTGATCCATGGGCTCATGACTATGGGGTCTGTGCGATCAGAAGACTTTGAAGCCGCTGCTTTAAAATGCTTTGGCGATTTAAAAAATGCCCGCGAGCTGGCCCAAAAAGAGCTGGGGCTTTCGGATTTAAAGCTCTCCATGGGGATGAGCCAGGATTATAAAATGGCCCTAAGGGAAGGAGCGGACTACATTCGCGTGGGCTCTGCTATCTTCAAATAG
- a CDS encoding type II toxin-antitoxin system RatA family toxin, which translates to MASASRTEVVDVDINKLYDVIVDYAKYPDFVDGVSSTKVLSQNETSAKVEYSVNLIKSFKYTLATTQSRPTKVSWVLESGDLFKKNDGNWTLKDLGNGKTEVTYTLEVDFKMFAPNAILSALTEKNLPVMMQSFFKRAKSV; encoded by the coding sequence ATGGCAAGTGCCTCTAGAACTGAAGTTGTCGATGTGGATATCAACAAGCTTTATGACGTTATCGTCGATTATGCAAAATACCCTGATTTCGTTGATGGCGTAAGCTCAACAAAAGTTTTAAGTCAGAATGAAACAAGCGCGAAAGTTGAATACTCTGTAAATTTAATTAAGAGCTTCAAATACACTTTAGCGACAACTCAATCTCGTCCGACTAAAGTTTCATGGGTTTTAGAATCAGGTGACCTTTTCAAAAAGAACGATGGTAACTGGACTCTAAAAGACCTGGGCAACGGGAAAACTGAAGTGACTTACACTTTAGAAGTTGATTTCAAAATGTTTGCACCAAACGCAATTCTTTCTGCTCTAACAGAAAAGAACCTGCCAGTGATGATGCAGTCATTTTTTAAGCGCGCTAAATCTGTTTAA
- the glpX gene encoding class II fructose-bisphosphatase produces MNRNLALEFVRVTEMAAIASARLMGRGDEKAADQAAVDAMRAMLDSVECDAIVVIGEGERDEAPMLYIGEKVGTGKGAELEIALDPLEGTTVCATGGYNSISVMAIAEKGNFLHAPDTYMKKIACGREGKGLIDINESPKENLRRLAEAKKCRIADLTAIVLDRPRHKELIQEIRDAGARIQLIGDGDVSAAIACCDPNSGVDILFGIGGAPEGVLAAAAMRCMGGDFQGILQWRNDEEKGRAKKMGITDLNKVFKLDDLARGNVMFVATGVTTGNFLQGVKFKSWGAITHSIVMRSSSGTIRHIEAEHHFDTKPRY; encoded by the coding sequence ATGAATCGTAACCTTGCTTTGGAATTTGTCCGTGTAACTGAAATGGCCGCTATCGCTTCTGCCCGTCTAATGGGTCGTGGAGATGAAAAAGCTGCAGACCAGGCCGCTGTTGATGCCATGAGAGCAATGCTTGATTCTGTTGAATGTGATGCCATTGTTGTTATCGGTGAAGGCGAGCGCGATGAAGCTCCCATGCTTTACATCGGTGAAAAAGTTGGAACAGGAAAAGGGGCTGAGCTAGAAATCGCTCTTGATCCACTTGAAGGAACGACAGTGTGTGCGACTGGTGGTTACAACTCAATTTCAGTAATGGCCATTGCTGAAAAAGGAAACTTCCTACACGCACCAGACACTTATATGAAAAAAATTGCTTGCGGACGCGAAGGAAAAGGGCTGATTGATATCAATGAATCACCAAAAGAAAATCTACGCCGTCTTGCTGAAGCAAAAAAATGCCGTATCGCCGATCTAACAGCTATTGTTTTAGATCGTCCTCGCCATAAAGAACTTATCCAGGAAATCAGAGACGCTGGTGCTCGTATCCAGTTAATCGGAGACGGTGACGTCTCTGCGGCGATCGCGTGTTGTGATCCAAACTCTGGAGTGGATATCCTTTTTGGTATCGGTGGAGCACCAGAAGGTGTTTTAGCGGCAGCAGCGATGAGATGTATGGGCGGAGACTTCCAGGGAATCCTTCAGTGGAGAAACGACGAAGAAAAAGGCCGCGCTAAAAAAATGGGAATCACTGATTTGAACAAAGTTTTCAAACTAGACGATCTTGCACGCGGAAACGTTATGTTTGTTGCGACTGGAGTCACAACAGGGAACTTCCTTCAAGGTGTAAAATTCAAGTCATGGGGAGCAATCACTCACTCAATCGTTATGAGATCAAGCTCTGGAACGATCAGACACATTGAAGCTGAACACCACTTTGATACAAAACCTCGTTATTAA
- a CDS encoding PilZ domain-containing protein: MERHLSLIKTDYQELEKRVFPRFPFGFMIFKEASGAKMVFEVKDISLTGMQLSFKDGTHDYKVGSKIEGELHWRGINVSIKARIQWVREASLGLAFDSSISFEEKMRSFLSFDNIVSHIKPLHKTDMSIDLPNNLMFWLKADGVLDLYVWEHASAGISRFQILMMEHFIEWEEGVGLKTGRVMTQRDLDTPLSLEDEFVFQIDDSVVAEKIEMALGVVRKISDDHLPTDAKEFLIYKLGG; the protein is encoded by the coding sequence TTGGAAAGACACTTAAGTTTAATTAAAACCGATTACCAGGAACTGGAAAAAAGAGTTTTTCCTCGTTTTCCCTTTGGTTTTATGATTTTTAAAGAAGCTTCGGGCGCTAAAATGGTGTTTGAAGTTAAAGATATTTCACTTACAGGGATGCAACTATCTTTCAAAGACGGAACTCATGATTATAAAGTGGGCTCAAAAATCGAAGGTGAGCTGCACTGGAGAGGAATCAATGTTTCTATCAAGGCGAGAATTCAATGGGTGCGCGAAGCTTCATTGGGACTAGCGTTTGATTCGAGCATCAGTTTTGAAGAAAAAATGCGCTCATTTTTATCTTTCGACAACATTGTTTCGCATATTAAACCACTTCATAAAACCGACATGTCTATCGACCTGCCAAACAACCTGATGTTCTGGCTAAAGGCCGATGGTGTTCTTGATCTTTATGTCTGGGAGCACGCGAGTGCCGGGATTTCGCGCTTTCAAATTCTTATGATGGAGCATTTCATCGAGTGGGAAGAAGGTGTGGGCCTAAAAACAGGTCGAGTTATGACTCAAAGAGACCTGGACACTCCGCTGTCATTGGAAGATGAGTTTGTTTTCCAGATCGACGACTCAGTTGTGGCAGAAAAAATCGAAATGGCCTTAGGCGTTGTGAGAAAAATCTCTGACGATCACCTGCCAACAGACGCTAAAGAATTTCTAATCTATAAACTTGGCGGATAA
- the pgsA gene encoding CDP-diacylglycerol--glycerol-3-phosphate 3-phosphatidyltransferase, translating to MSNEWEIDNLPNRLTMFRVILIPIIVFSMFSVLVNYEWARQHTKLLNYVAAWTFVAASITDFLDGFIARRKNIVTVFGSFLDPIADKFLVISALIMLLAMNRVNVLVVLILVLREMYITALRLLAIEKGLSVPVGALGKWKTATQMVGVPLLMAYDVPWGIDMPLIGTILIYLASIFSLYSAVEYSLGLVGKIQKIRKEKKRKKNIEDASEPTT from the coding sequence ATGAGTAACGAGTGGGAAATAGATAACCTTCCAAATCGCTTAACTATGTTCAGGGTGATTCTGATCCCTATTATTGTTTTCTCTATGTTTTCCGTGCTGGTCAACTACGAGTGGGCACGTCAGCATACAAAACTTCTCAACTATGTTGCCGCCTGGACGTTCGTCGCAGCTTCAATCACAGATTTCCTTGATGGCTTTATCGCCAGAAGAAAAAATATCGTGACTGTTTTTGGCTCTTTTTTAGACCCAATTGCTGATAAATTTCTGGTGATCTCTGCACTGATCATGCTTTTAGCGATGAACCGAGTGAATGTTTTAGTTGTTCTCATTCTCGTTCTGCGCGAGATGTACATCACCGCCCTTCGCCTGCTGGCCATTGAAAAAGGATTAAGTGTTCCAGTTGGTGCTTTAGGTAAATGGAAAACCGCTACACAAATGGTGGGTGTTCCCCTGCTTATGGCCTACGATGTCCCATGGGGAATCGATATGCCGTTAATCGGGACGATTCTTATTTATTTAGCTTCAATATTTTCACTTTACTCAGCCGTTGAATATTCATTGGGTCTGGTAGGTAAAATCCAAAAAATTAGAAAAGAGAAAAAACGCAAAAAAAACATAGAGGATGCGAGTGAACCAACTACTTAA
- the serB gene encoding phosphoserine phosphatase SerB encodes MNQLLNGKTILVTVSGPDGPGITARLMRIISQYNVDVLDMGQAVTHGLLSLSFVLGFNGNENNHSGNVLKDLLFDANLMGLSLSYKVVDKQVVTPEMEGEKFIVTCVSPQKVTASFVADLAQILANYKINIERIDKVSPKEFSSMEISTSIPKTLDSKALKAELMQVSTNHKIDVAFLKDNVFRRNKRMIVFDMDSTLIQAEVIDELAELCGVGSEVKEITHRAMNGEIDFDESLRLRVSKLKGLEVSRMQEVLENLPLTPGVEEFIKTIKILGYKVALISGGFTFFADALKKKLGLDYSFANELEAKDGVLTGNVTGTIVNANQKAILVKLIAQQENISLEQVVAIGDGANDLPMLATAGLGIAFHAKDVVRKEAQQHLSHGPMTSILYFLGIPGPNSN; translated from the coding sequence GTGAACCAACTACTTAATGGAAAAACTATTCTTGTTACTGTTAGTGGACCAGATGGTCCCGGGATCACGGCGCGCTTAATGAGAATCATCAGCCAGTACAATGTCGACGTTCTCGACATGGGACAGGCCGTAACCCACGGGCTTCTTTCTCTAAGTTTCGTATTGGGCTTTAACGGAAACGAAAATAACCATAGCGGTAACGTGCTTAAGGACCTGCTCTTTGATGCCAACCTGATGGGGCTTTCTCTTTCTTACAAAGTCGTTGATAAACAAGTCGTGACTCCGGAAATGGAAGGCGAAAAATTTATCGTAACGTGCGTGTCTCCCCAAAAAGTGACAGCGAGTTTTGTTGCTGATTTGGCCCAAATCCTCGCCAACTATAAAATCAACATCGAGCGCATTGATAAAGTAAGCCCGAAGGAATTCTCTTCAATGGAGATTTCAACTTCGATCCCAAAAACTCTCGACAGCAAGGCCTTGAAGGCCGAACTGATGCAAGTTTCTACCAACCACAAAATCGATGTCGCTTTCTTAAAAGACAACGTCTTTAGAAGAAATAAGCGCATGATCGTCTTTGATATGGACTCGACGCTGATTCAAGCAGAAGTTATCGACGAGCTGGCAGAGCTTTGTGGTGTGGGTTCTGAAGTTAAAGAGATCACTCACAGAGCGATGAATGGTGAAATTGATTTCGATGAGTCTCTGCGCCTTCGCGTTTCAAAACTAAAAGGTCTTGAAGTCTCTCGTATGCAGGAAGTTTTAGAAAATCTTCCACTTACTCCAGGCGTAGAAGAATTTATTAAAACAATTAAAATCCTGGGATACAAAGTTGCACTCATCTCCGGGGGATTTACTTTCTTTGCCGACGCTTTAAAAAAGAAACTGGGACTAGACTACTCTTTTGCCAATGAACTTGAAGCAAAAGATGGGGTTCTTACTGGTAACGTGACAGGGACCATCGTCAACGCTAACCAAAAAGCGATCTTAGTAAAACTAATCGCTCAACAAGAAAATATTTCACTAGAACAAGTCGTAGCTATTGGAGATGGGGCCAACGATCTTCCGATGCTGGCGACAGCAGGTTTGGGGATTGCTTTCCACGCTAAAGACGTAGTGAGAAAAGAAGCCCAACAACATCTTTCACACGGGCCAATGACTTCAATTTTATACTTCCTGGGTATTCCGGGACCAAACAGCAATTAA
- the panD gene encoding aspartate 1-decarboxylase, which yields MLRELLQSKIHKATVTEADLSYIGSITIDQDLLDRIDLWPGQKVTVVSNTSGNRLETYVISGPRGSGMVCINGAAALLIKKGEEVIIFSYALSDRAITPKCILVDAHNKYIQDL from the coding sequence ATGTTAAGAGAACTATTACAAAGTAAAATTCATAAAGCGACTGTGACAGAGGCTGACCTATCTTATATCGGATCTATCACTATCGATCAGGACCTTCTGGATCGCATTGATCTATGGCCAGGACAGAAAGTCACAGTGGTAAGCAACACGTCAGGAAACCGCTTAGAAACCTACGTGATCTCTGGACCGCGTGGCTCGGGAATGGTTTGCATCAATGGTGCAGCTGCTCTCTTAATAAAAAAAGGTGAAGAAGTTATCATTTTCAGTTACGCTTTAAGTGACAGGGCCATTACCCCAAAATGTATTTTAGTTGATGCTCACAACAAGTATATTCAGGATTTGTAA
- a CDS encoding leucine-rich repeat domain-containing protein translates to MFESRSSQRLVIKCDENESRFPIEVLNLWDLTELEIIGGNFTYFPEDISILKKLKKLSLISTKIAIIPKEVFELPVLQYLSLKNNRLSELPELKSRSHLKELILGRNNLSAKSLENFFNEIPNLHYLDLGNNRIEEIPYSLYRLQKLRRLNLENNKLNELPLKLKELKNLHHLSVENNPFPIKEKESIERNFKITF, encoded by the coding sequence ATGTTTGAATCGCGAAGCTCTCAGCGTTTAGTTATAAAGTGCGATGAAAATGAATCGCGCTTTCCTATTGAGGTTTTAAACCTCTGGGACTTAACAGAGCTCGAGATTATCGGCGGAAATTTCACTTACTTCCCCGAAGATATCAGTATCCTTAAAAAACTAAAAAAACTCAGCCTGATCTCCACTAAGATTGCCATAATTCCCAAAGAAGTTTTCGAGCTTCCTGTGCTTCAGTATTTGAGCCTGAAAAATAATCGTTTATCAGAACTTCCTGAACTAAAAAGCAGGTCTCATTTAAAAGAGCTTATCTTAGGAAGAAACAACTTAAGTGCGAAATCGTTAGAAAACTTTTTTAACGAGATTCCTAATCTTCACTACCTGGATTTAGGGAACAATCGAATCGAAGAAATCCCTTATAGTCTTTATCGCCTACAGAAACTAAGGCGCTTAAATTTAGAAAATAATAAACTTAATGAACTGCCACTTAAACTGAAAGAACTAAAAAACCTTCACCACCTTTCAGTGGAAAACAATCCCTTCCCAATCAAAGAAAAAGAAAGCATCGAACGCAATTTCAAAATTACTTTTTAA
- a CDS encoding Crp/Fnr family transcriptional regulator, whose translation MSKESIRLNPGDYLLREGEESTEMYYLQSGTLSVFKRKGDKEHQIGSIISGELVGEMSFLDKHPRSASVKAVTECVLVIVPHEKLEATLNGLPKWFTALLHTLLDRLRKANARIKI comes from the coding sequence ATGTCTAAAGAGTCCATCAGACTAAATCCTGGAGACTATCTTCTGCGCGAAGGTGAAGAGAGTACAGAAATGTATTATCTTCAGTCTGGAACTCTTTCCGTCTTTAAAAGAAAAGGCGATAAAGAACACCAGATCGGCTCGATCATTTCAGGAGAGCTGGTTGGTGAGATGTCCTTTTTAGACAAACATCCACGTTCTGCATCGGTTAAGGCCGTCACAGAATGCGTTCTTGTTATTGTTCCTCATGAGAAGCTGGAAGCGACTCTTAACGGGCTTCCTAAGTGGTTTACGGCGCTACTACACACGCTCTTAGACCGTTTAAGAAAGGCCAACGCCAGAATTAAGATCTAA
- a CDS encoding response regulator, with amino-acid sequence MSAPLEKKMQRDVLICDDDKAICEILREYCEHMGCFKNIVFAHDGITATQKLRNQKFALICLDISMPKKTGYDLIGEFDANSINSKDNILVVSGTLEKDLIAKIIQGGVKNFMVKPFDEKQFQEKVLRILGAQK; translated from the coding sequence ATGAGCGCTCCTCTTGAAAAGAAAATGCAAAGAGATGTTTTAATTTGTGATGATGACAAAGCTATTTGTGAAATTCTAAGAGAGTATTGCGAGCACATGGGATGTTTTAAAAATATCGTGTTTGCTCACGATGGAATTACGGCGACTCAAAAACTGCGCAATCAAAAATTTGCTTTAATCTGTCTGGATATCAGCATGCCGAAAAAAACAGGTTATGACCTAATCGGTGAATTCGATGCTAACAGCATCAACAGTAAGGACAATATTCTGGTGGTGTCAGGGACTTTGGAAAAAGACCTGATCGCTAAAATCATCCAGGGCGGAGTGAAGAACTTCATGGTTAAGCCTTTTGATGAAAAACAGTTCCAGGAAAAAGTTTTAAGAATTTTAGGTGCTCAAAAATAA
- a CDS encoding S1/P1 nuclease → MTFKKVLLVCAVLSISPKAFSWGKTGHRIVAEIAQRNLNTDAQKGVKDLLGVEDLSRVATFSDEIRSNKAFDYTAPWHYASIPTGKTYFDQKRSKDGDVIEGLFRMEETLRDPKKSKEDKAFALKFMVHMMGDLHQPLHVGIAEDRGGNTVRLRWFKGETNLHAIWDESIVDFEQLSYTEYSTYLNHFTSDEKKDYSKGTFLDWAKESQDLRGLVYDTGGSENLTYEYHFRMKPTMELRLRQAGIRLASLLNSIFKNEKLPKEYEALRQKVKDNI, encoded by the coding sequence GTGACATTTAAAAAAGTATTATTAGTTTGTGCAGTATTATCCATTTCACCTAAGGCTTTTTCATGGGGAAAAACAGGACATCGAATTGTCGCTGAAATCGCCCAGAGAAACTTAAATACAGATGCTCAAAAAGGTGTGAAAGATCTCTTAGGTGTTGAAGATCTTTCTCGAGTAGCGACTTTTTCTGATGAGATCAGGTCAAATAAAGCTTTCGATTACACAGCTCCATGGCACTACGCCAGCATTCCTACAGGGAAAACGTATTTCGATCAAAAGCGCTCTAAAGACGGCGACGTGATCGAAGGACTTTTTCGCATGGAAGAAACTTTAAGAGACCCAAAAAAATCAAAAGAAGATAAGGCCTTTGCTCTTAAATTCATGGTGCACATGATGGGAGATCTTCACCAGCCGCTTCATGTGGGGATTGCTGAAGACCGCGGAGGAAACACTGTACGCCTGAGATGGTTTAAAGGTGAGACAAATCTGCATGCTATCTGGGATGAGAGCATTGTGGATTTCGAACAACTCTCTTACACAGAGTACTCGACTTATTTAAATCATTTCACAAGCGATGAGAAAAAAGACTACAGCAAAGGGACATTCTTAGACTGGGCCAAAGAGTCACAGGATCTAAGAGGGTTAGTTTATGACACTGGTGGAAGTGAGAATTTAACTTACGAGTACCACTTTAGAATGAAGCCCACAATGGAGCTTCGTTTACGTCAGGCCGGAATCAGACTTGCAAGTCTTCTCAACAGCATCTTTAAAAATGAGAAGCTTCCAAAAGAATATGAAGCATTAAGACAAAAAGTGAAGGATAACATTTAA